Part of the Nitrospirota bacterium genome, ACTGCCGTCTCTACTGAGTCATGCACTTTCTCTATGGCATCAGAGACGGAGAGTTTATCGTTAGCTGTATCATACGGAAGCTCATAGAACTGCCACAGGGCGTTAATCTGGCCGCTCTTTACAACCATTGCGTGTCCCGGTGGAAGCTTACGCACACTTTTTAGCATCGTAGTTGGTGAGGGTGACCACAAAAAGGAAAGATAATTGTGAATTCCATCACAATCCAGTGTCTTATCTAAACCATCATACTGTAAGAGCGCCTTTAACTCACTGGCAAACAAAAACCCATTTGCTGAGGCCGAAAAATAGAGGGGTTTAACACCAAGGTGGTCTCGTGCAAGAAAAAGTATCCGCTTTTTAACGTCCCAAATGGCAAAAGCAAAAATTCCGTTTAATCTCTTTAACATATCTCTGCCATAGCGAATATACATGTTTAAGATAACCTCCGTGTCTGAGGCGCTCTTAAAGGTAAACCCTGCCTGCAAAAGTTCCTGCCGCAACTCCCTGTAGTTATAGAGTTCACCGTTATATGTGATGACGGCACTATTTGAGGTGTCAAACATAGGCTGGCTGCCAAACTCTGAAAGGTCTATGATGGAGAGTCTTCTGTGAGTAAACCCAAGGCCGTGCTGTTTGTCGTAATAATTGCCTGAGCCATCAGGCCCCCGATGAGATATGGCTTCAGACATTTTATCTAAAAGCCCGCGCTCAAAATCCCCGTAAAAACCAGTTATCCCGCACATTATGTTAAAAAGGAACAGTAATATTTATATCTGGTATTTTCTCGAAATCTCTCTTATTTTCTGTAATAATTTCACTTATATCGTTATCAATCATACATGTTGCAATTGTTGCATCCCAGAAATGAATATTATATTGAGAAACCAGATCAATAGCTTTTAGAAACGTTTCCTCGTCCCGATCAATAACTATCCAATTCTCTGATTGAAGAAAATCTTTGATAATTGTCTTTGCTTTGTTTACACCGATTGGATTCTTAACTTTCTTAGTTATAACAACGTAGAATTCCATAAGGTTTTGCAAGCAAACAACTCCTCCACCCTCCTCCCAAATCTGCTTTAAAATTGCTTTTGAAATCATGTGTTTTTCACCTTCAGAGATATCATAAGCATATACAAGAATATTTGTGTCAATCAATCTATCGGTCATATAGGTCTTGACGGCTTAAATAAAGTTTTTTCCCTAAATCAAAACCTTTATTAAGAAGTTCTAACTGCCTTTCTTTTATTTTGTTTTGTTCCTCTTTTTTAATATCAGTTTTTAGTGTTATAACGGCATGAGTTCCAAAGGGAAGAGTTGTTTTCTCATCGAGGCGAATTATATTAGCTTCGACTATGCCTTTATATGTTTTTTTCAAAAATTTCACCACCCTCTTCAAAATAAACAATAGTACTGTTTAAATTATAACAAACTTTCAAATGAAAATTCTTGCCTTATAAGAGGGGGGCAATTCTATCGACTATCTACAATTCCTTAAAAGCGTCTAATAGTCTCACCTTCACATTCTCCCACCGGTTAGCCGCAAGGAACCTGTCAAGGTTGCTTTTATAATTTTCATAATGGGGTGGAAACGCTTTGATTTCGTCAGCAAACTCCTCGGCCAAAAGCGTTACAGCGTTGTCTTTGCACCCAACCAGCCGTCCAACGTTAAATGTGTCAACAAGTTTTTTAAGTGGCGGTTGACACGTTGCCAGAACAGGAAGCCCTGCCTGAATGTATTCGTATATCTTATTTGGCGCACAATACAAAAACACCTTACTTGATGAAATGTATATAACAACCCCTATGTCACAGCTCTGTAAAACATCAAAAAGATAGTCTCTGGGAACCCGTCCTGAAAACAACACCCTGTCATTGAGACCGTCAGAAGCAGTCTGTGCTTTCATTGCTTCAAGCGAAATCCCACTGCCAACAAAAAGAAGCTCAAATTTGTCGTCAAGCAGTTTCATC contains:
- a CDS encoding PIN domain-containing protein, with product MTDRLIDTNILVYAYDISEGEKHMISKAILKQIWEEGGGVVCLQNLMEFYVVITKKVKNPIGVNKAKTIIKDFLQSENWIVIDRDEETFLKAIDLVSQYNIHFWDATIATCMIDNDISEIITENKRDFEKIPDINITVPF